A portion of the Rhodococcus pseudokoreensis genome contains these proteins:
- a CDS encoding DAK2 domain-containing protein — protein MDGRVLESWARTAVAGLERRCEEINSLNVFPIPDSDTGTNLLFTMRAALGAIDEYAGADGGTKDVRQVAIALARGAVAGARGNSGVILSQVLRGVAEAAVASAVDTRTVRTGLLMATNLVTDAVSYLVEGTIVTVLRCAADAAAEFPDEAPIADTARAAADAAAAALTRTPSQLEVLGTAGVVDAGGLGLVVILDALVTAVTGAPPDRPPIALHVPRRTPSARRAEPVSVAAPQAAHAHPGPDCDEGADQDFEVMYLVAESDEARMAGLRSALNDLGDSIVIVGDGGGGWSVHVHCTDAGAAVEAGLAAGRVHGIRVSSFLVDARDQGLLFPPVRTRPDQGERGIVAVVAGDGAAELFASEGATILRCDDAPVTRAQLLGVIRQMGRTEVLVLPNGALTAQELVAVSAAARDARHEVLLLATSAMVQGLASLAVHDPEREAVDDAFAMSEAAAATRWGSLRIARERALTYVGTCEPGDGIGLMGHEVIVIEPDAVAAGRRLVDLVLGAGGELVTLLMGSEAPEGLDTELADHISQRHPGVEVMIYHGGQPGDLLQLGVE, from the coding sequence ATGGACGGTCGAGTCCTCGAGTCGTGGGCGCGGACCGCCGTCGCCGGACTGGAACGGCGGTGCGAGGAGATCAACAGCCTCAACGTCTTTCCGATCCCGGACTCGGACACGGGCACGAACCTGCTGTTCACGATGCGTGCGGCGCTGGGCGCGATCGACGAGTACGCGGGCGCCGACGGCGGCACCAAGGACGTCCGGCAGGTGGCGATCGCCCTGGCCCGGGGTGCGGTCGCAGGCGCGCGCGGGAACTCCGGGGTGATCCTGTCCCAGGTGCTGCGGGGGGTCGCGGAAGCGGCGGTCGCCTCCGCCGTGGACACCCGGACGGTCCGGACCGGACTGCTGATGGCCACCAACCTGGTGACGGACGCGGTGAGCTACCTGGTGGAGGGGACCATCGTCACCGTGCTGCGCTGCGCCGCCGACGCTGCGGCGGAGTTCCCGGACGAGGCGCCGATCGCGGACACCGCGCGGGCGGCGGCCGACGCGGCGGCAGCCGCGCTCACCAGGACGCCGTCGCAACTCGAGGTGCTGGGCACCGCGGGCGTCGTCGATGCGGGCGGACTCGGACTCGTGGTGATTCTCGACGCGCTCGTCACCGCCGTGACGGGTGCGCCGCCGGATCGTCCACCGATCGCACTCCACGTTCCGCGGCGCACGCCGTCCGCACGCCGCGCCGAACCCGTGTCCGTGGCCGCGCCGCAGGCCGCGCACGCGCATCCGGGACCCGACTGCGACGAGGGCGCCGACCAGGACTTCGAGGTGATGTACCTGGTGGCGGAGTCCGACGAGGCCCGGATGGCGGGGCTGCGCAGCGCACTGAACGACCTCGGGGACTCGATCGTGATCGTCGGCGACGGCGGCGGCGGCTGGTCGGTGCACGTGCACTGCACGGACGCGGGCGCCGCCGTGGAAGCCGGACTCGCTGCGGGGCGCGTCCACGGAATCCGGGTCAGCAGCTTTCTCGTGGACGCGCGGGACCAGGGGCTGCTCTTTCCGCCGGTCCGGACCCGGCCCGATCAGGGCGAGCGGGGAATCGTCGCCGTCGTGGCCGGGGACGGCGCCGCCGAACTGTTCGCGAGCGAGGGCGCGACGATCCTGCGCTGCGACGACGCCCCCGTCACCCGCGCCCAGCTCCTCGGCGTCATCCGGCAGATGGGACGCACCGAAGTGCTGGTGCTCCCCAACGGCGCGTTGACGGCACAGGAACTCGTCGCGGTCAGCGCCGCGGCGCGCGACGCCCGGCACGAGGTCCTGCTGCTCGCGACGTCCGCGATGGTGCAGGGACTCGCGTCCCTGGCGGTGCACGATCCCGAGCGCGAGGCGGTGGACGACGCGTTCGCGATGTCCGAGGCCGCCGCCGCCACCCGCTGGGGGTCGCTGCGGATCGCCCGCGAACGTGCCCTCACCTACGTGGGCACGTGCGAACCCGGAGACGGCATCGGACTGATGGGTCACGAGGTGATCGTCATCGAACCGGACGCGGTCGCCGCCGGCCGCCGGCTCGTCGACCTCGTCCTCGGGGCGGGTGGAGAACTGGTGACACTCCTGATGGGCTCGGAAGCGCCCGAGGGGCTCGACACCGAACTGGCCGATCACATCTCGCAGCGGCACCCCGGCGTCGAGGTGATGATCTAC
- the rpmB gene encoding 50S ribosomal protein L28, translating to MAAVCDVCAKGPGFGKSVSHSHRRTNRRWNPNIQTVRAEVAPGNTRKVNVCTSCLKAGKVARG from the coding sequence ATGGCTGCCGTCTGCGACGTATGCGCCAAGGGGCCCGGCTTCGGTAAGTCGGTCTCGCACTCGCACCGGCGTACCAACCGTCGCTGGAACCCGAACATTCAGACTGTTCGTGCCGAGGTTGCCCCCGGAAACACCCGGAAGGTCAACGTCTGCACGTCCTGCCTGAAGGCTGGAAAGGTTGCTCGGGGCTGA
- a CDS encoding enoyl-CoA hydratase/isomerase family protein, translated as MTSLDGFSKVQLEDGVLRVTIATAENGTSLDGEGLVQGARALEAVGDRIGSVLLVGEGPNFCAGGNVRAFASAPVRSECVAEVAGVFHDFVRALDAVTVPVIAGVHGWAAGAGMSLVCLTDVAIGGPGTKLRPAYPSIGYTPDGGMSWTLPRIVGDARAREILITDAVLSGDEAVRLGILSRLVGDDVVQDEALRLARTLAAGPTSSYSGIKTLVRDSRSRTLAEQLDAEAESIAAAADSPVGREGVDAFIEKRRADFASVK; from the coding sequence GTGACTTCTCTCGATGGATTCAGCAAAGTACAGCTCGAAGACGGCGTCCTGCGCGTCACGATCGCGACGGCGGAGAACGGCACCTCGCTGGACGGCGAGGGCTTGGTGCAGGGTGCCCGCGCACTGGAAGCGGTCGGTGACCGGATCGGCAGCGTCCTCCTCGTCGGTGAGGGCCCGAACTTCTGCGCGGGCGGCAACGTCCGCGCCTTCGCGTCCGCACCGGTGCGCAGCGAATGCGTCGCCGAGGTGGCGGGCGTCTTCCACGACTTCGTCCGGGCGCTCGACGCCGTGACCGTTCCGGTGATCGCCGGTGTCCACGGCTGGGCGGCGGGCGCCGGCATGAGCCTCGTCTGCCTCACGGACGTCGCGATCGGCGGCCCCGGCACCAAGCTGCGCCCCGCCTACCCGTCGATCGGGTACACACCGGACGGCGGCATGTCCTGGACCCTGCCTCGCATCGTCGGCGATGCCCGTGCGCGGGAGATCCTGATCACCGACGCCGTTCTCAGCGGTGACGAGGCCGTGCGCCTCGGCATCCTCAGCCGCCTCGTCGGCGACGACGTCGTCCAGGACGAGGCGCTGCGTCTGGCCCGCACCCTCGCGGCCGGCCCGACATCGTCCTACTCGGGGATCAAGACACTCGTGCGCGATTCGCGGTCCCGCACTCTCGCCGAGCAACTCGACGCGGAGGCCGAGTCGATCGCCGCTGCGGCCGACAGTCCGGTGGGACGCGAGGGCGTCGACGCCTTCATTGAAAAGAGGCGTGCCGATTTCGCGTCAGTGAAGTGA